ttccatAAAAGTTGATTCCGgaacttgaacgatgtggcaccacacaccttctcatagctcgagaggtgtccacatatagtaggactatgttgtattgttcattaaagggatcagtggtacttaaggagttagatgtaactatagagataaaacggtaaattagcccagctgtacttacgagcatctatgaagggttatcatactgttgattgtttatatccgatggacaaataaatatatatgtggtgagaaaagtgtagctgtcggtctttagtggaatgcctggcagttaacggatagtggatttcgtggctaaagagtttagtcagctattcacgtatcgttggagcttgagtcataggtccataaggtccccttggtagctcaatggattcaagttgagaataagtttttgggtcagtttgaagtgtttacaTTGACAatagagagttcgattatatatgatatgattgaattattatatgatatgattgacattatgtatgagatacattatttggaggaaaatgatataaatatgatttatatcgaatggaggagaaaagactatggttcatatgttgcatttgatgtgatattaaaccataggttaatgaatataatatgattatatttattatttatttttggataattataggataattgtgctgACATTTTCTCTGTAATTGTGTGATattgggaggttgcattcaatttttcgtaatgaagaataaaatgaaaatagttttcattttgcgaTAGGTCATTCATTCGCTCACGTTTGTGTATACtgcttatcgcatagcaaaccgagagcctacacgatagctcaacgtttctaaatgatcatatacaATAATGAAATGGAATTCTATATTAAAAACGGTGTATATATGAGACtactcattttgtggtccagtcttatacaaactcctttgtataggatatccccgctcacatgtctcccacatgaatgatcaggatcagatcatttatagcactttaacaaaaattgtaacatctacaaagcggaccatactcgtagtatcaccaggataaggtatccaaccttatccatccatcacttaaaacatgatccatccgtatgtctctatatacatgtttaagttacgaGATAAacatggaactttgtttattggtttgtgattaatgcaacaaaaattggaataaaatatcatatattttattaaataaataatgagtttGTACGTAACATTCATAAACTATaagatcctacgagatttagggcatcaaactcAACAGAACTTTggcaaccaactctaataccaccttcatgtgaccaatTTCAGACTCTGACCACTACCTCCAATTACAAACTTCAACAAAAATCCTCTTTGATAATCAACTTTGACAAACACTTTAGATTATTATAAGATCGATGACGGTTAAAGTATATAGTAAGgttattgattatataaataatagtattttgtctatattaagtgcaatatttatacgtaacattttgtaaattatatttctatttagttgaattcacatatctaatgaatgttaataatatttggaaaagtatatatggagatttttttcctgcaatatttttttgtaagaaatagtgaaaatggagatttattcttgatgatcctccaaattcgaaggaattgaaagtgaaatggttgaagaaatgtggtgacattttGTTAAGATGATGAatgattcaattaaaaatatttatgataaAGTAAAAATGCAGAACATTAAtaataggaagaagaaagaaaaagaaaataatgatgaaattcattgAGATAAATATGAACTCAAATGGGCATCCACAAATAGCCCTGACAAATATTTATACGTATAAAATCTATTTCATGTTTAATTTAGTGAGTAAAAATAGGGATGTTcatgtttaatttatattaagacGGTGTTGTGGTAAAAATCGTAAGCCCTAATCCTTTTCCACTATCCCCTTCATGTTATATTTTGACCTTTGACCTTCAATAATCAAATTCTATTCCTATTTATTGGAGGAATCCACGATTTCCTATGTAACTTCTATTACTACTCAACTTCTTTCttcccttctccttcttctccgGCGATTCGGCACCTCGTGACGCTCTTTCTTACGCGGTGGTGCAGCGACAACGTTATCCACGAACGAGCGACGTTATTCTTCTCCGGCGAAGGCAGCGGCGGTGCAGACTGAATACGCACAGTAATCCCTCTGTTTCAGTGGCATTCTAAGGCGGTTTCCGGCGGTTTCGAGGTCGTTTGGTGAGGTTCGCGTGTGGAATAGATTAGACTGCTTTAGAACATCTTATTGTTAACATCTGCAATTATGGAAAGAATTGGAAGGAAGCGGCCACATCCGGATTATCATGCTCCATGGAAAAATTATAGGGTCATAAGTGGTCATCTAGGATGTGTAAGATCAATTGCATTTGATCCCAGTAATATGTGGTTTTGTACTGGTTCAGCAGATCGTACCATCAAGATGTGGGATGTTGCAACTGCAAAGTTAGAACTCACATTGACAGGCCATACTGATCAAATACGAGGTCTTGCTGTTAGCGCCAACCATACATACATGTTTTCGGCTTGTGATGAAAAACAAGTCAATTGCTGGGACTTGGAACAGAACAAGGTAGTCCGTTTTTGCCCTGGTCATCTCAGCGGTGTTTATTGTCTGGCTCTTCATCCAACCATTGATATTTTGCTTACTGGGGGACGTGATTCTGTCTGCCGAGTGTGGCACATTTGAAGTAAGGTGCAAGTTCATGCCCTCTCTGGCCATGATAACTCAGTTTGCTCGGTTTTTTCTCGACCCACTGATCCACAAGTTGTGACTGGTTCCATGACTCAACTATTAAGTTTTGGGACCTTAGATATGGAAAGACTATAACAACTCAACACATCATAAGAAATCTGGTCGAACAATGGCACAGCATCCTAAAGAGCACAGTCTCTTTGCTTCTGCTTCATCGGATAATATCAAGAAATTTAACCTCCCCAGAGGGGAGTTTTTGCACAATATGCTTTCTCAGCAGAAGACTATAATCAATGCGATGGATGTCAATGAGAAGGGTGTTATGGGAACTGGGGGTGATAATGGTAGTTTATGGTTTTGGGACTGGAAGACTGGTTATAACTTTCAACAATCACATACAATTGCTCAGCCTGGCTCGTTGGATAGTGAAGCTGGTATTTGTGCTCTCTCTTACGACATAACTGGGTCTAGGCTTGTAACTTGTGAAGCCGACACAACTATTAACATGTGGAAAGAGGATGAAAATGCTACCCTTCAAACTCATCCCCTCAACTTCAAGCCATCCAAAGATATTCCAAGATTTTTTTAGGCTTAGAATTGTCAAGCTCTCGTACTTCCTATGCCTCAGGAATAGAAACAACGACCTCCtagttttcaattatttttctgtAAATACAATCAATAAGACTTGTGATTCTTTGGAAATTAGTCAATTTTCTTTAGAAATGTatataaagtacaaaatattttatagtttatgGTTATTTACACGAGAAGAGttctatataaatatttataaaatttccaTTCTTATGCAGTGTCCTCTTCTTGTACAAGTTTAAAGTGACgtgtatattatataatattgaaaattaaacgtTATCAAGCACTACACACATATTAACCATAGAGATTggaatatttaaaaagaaatatactTCAATGTTCTGTAGAAAATAAACCACGGAGTCAGACTGATGGAGAATCCAGGGAGAGAAGTCTTTATAGGTGTGCAAAATCAAACCAAACAGGTAACCGGATCTTATGGAGTGCATGACAAGTAGGAACTcttgcttcaattttttttttccctcaaattATATTGAATTTCGTATAGACTCCAGTAATAATTCTTCGTTCCCTTCCCACTGCAGTGTTGCAAAGTTCCCTTTTGTCTTTTCTCTTCTGATTTGCTTTTATGTGAAGCATAGAAAAGAGTAGGTAATTAGAAGCCATGGCCATGCATATAATCCGCCTGCTTCCTCACATTTTAAGGTATTTAACCTATCTCATTACCACATTAGAATCTCGCCACTCGTATCTATACCTGAGATGAAGTTCTCACATCTATGCTTATGTCCCATCTTACAAGGTCTTCAAAGTAATGGGGCAGCCGCTTCTCAACCTAGGGATGTGTGCCTTCTTTTCAAGGCAAGGATCTGGATCATCAACCGTCCACCTAAACAATACAAAGGTAACAGAATTATGATAAGGATAAGAAGGAGAAACAGTAAATTCTGAATTATATCTTGGAACATGATGAAATGCCTGCTGCTTATGTAATGTACAAACTCACTTGTACCCTCCAGTCATTCTGTGCAAGAAGACCAACATTGTTAATTTGGCCATGTTAATGCCTAGACAGGTCCTGGGTCCAGATCCAAAAGGTATGAAACTGTATGGCTTTTGAATTTCCTGGAGTTGTGCCCCATAGTTACATGAACAATAGTATATGTTTAGTAGCcaaataaggaaaaaagaacaagaagaaaCAGTGATAGGTTGTGGTGTAGATACATCAAATCTGGAAGGGGTGAATTGCATGGGGTCCTTGTACAAATCTGGGTCATAATGAATGCATGTTGCATCGATGTTCACATGCCATCCTTCCTTTATTTCAAAACCTGCATATCACGTGCAAAATGAGTTGGATGGGATTTTCGGTTCCCTCTGTTGAATCAGTTTGTTCGAAATCTTCACATCAAGTCCACATGGCATCCTTTTCTATCTATTTACCTATAAACAGAATGCCTTTCTTCATACCTATCTACATGTTATTATTCTAGCAGCAGAAATAGTTCAACAGGAATCTTGTAAATTTCCTTCAACGAGTGAAATATCAAAAGGAGAGAGAATGACAGTAACAGGAGAAACATGCCTTCTAATCTGCAATCCCCTAGTGCCACACGAGGAAACCACAGCAAAACATTGGACATTCTCAACGTTTCTTTGACAACCTGCAATGTACATGACTTAAGTTGTCAATGGCCACTTCGTCCATTGTGCATGGAATTCCTTAAAAAATAAGGAATAGACTTAGGCTACTTATAACCTTTGAACCGTAGGACATTTTGTTaagatcttcaagggtaagcaaTTCTCCATCTTCCTTATTTCGTAGAATTGACAATTGTTCTTCCTGGAGATTTGAAATGGGTATTACTTATTAGTATTCACTTCACAGGAGTCTTTGGAATGAAAAGAATGAAGAGCCGTGGATTATGGTTAACGTttgttagttttctttcaaagtaACTTCACAGGTTCTGGATCTTACCCGTAGCCTTTCTTGGGCCTCTCTGTTCTCGTCCAGGAACTTGATACTCCACATCATAGCAGCGGCTGTGGTGGTTTGGCCTGCAATTATCAGTGTCAATAGGTTATCCATTATCTCTGAGTCATCCAGCTTTTCATTTGAAGGATATGAATCTCTCTGCAACATTGACTGCAGGAAGTCTTTGGGTGACTCCTCTCCCCTCCTCCGTCGGAAAATTATCTCTCTAAATCTTTTCATCAGTCGGTTTCGTGCCTGCTCAACATGTTGGTTTGGTAATTAGTATATATGTTTCGAAAGTTGAATTAAGCGAAAAGCTCCTCATTAAATTTTATTGTACAATTGGGATGCCTATATCTTGAAGCTTCTGACTGTACCTTGATGCCTTTGTAGTACCTAGTTTCCGGAATCATGACTGGGAAAGATAACATGGCATCAGAGACGGCTATACAGTCTTTCTCAATCTGTCTTAGTGTAGATTCATCTCTTAGACTCATTAGCATATGGCACATGGAATCGAATGTTATCTGCAAACCACATAACATAAAAATAAGATATGTTTGCTGCCCAAGTCGAACAGACAAGTTTGAGAAAGATGACTAAGTTTTTATATTTCTGTAACCTTCATGCTAAAATCAAGCAGTACAAAACTTTTCCCATCTTTTACTAGTTTCTTTAGCCTTTTGGAGAGCATGTCGTCAAATTCTTTGACAAAATTAGACAGAGAAGTCATGGAGAAAGGATCAGCTAGAAGACGTCTAATCCTTCTGTGATTCTCATGGGAAACGCATAGTAAACTCTTCTCCCCAACAGCATCTCCCATGGATTTCACGTAGCCCTTGTTGAATTGGACAAAATCATTGGCAAATATTGCTTTTGCACCTTCTGCACTTGGAACAAACACATGTATCTTTCCAAATAGCCTTGTCTTGAACCACCTACCATGCCTGGTTTAGTGTCACCACAGTCatcaattccatgttctaaacTGCCTGGGATGTATAAGCTAATCTatctatgtatatatgtatgtgtatcTACCTTCCCAAATACCCATACAACCCACATCAATAGTGTAAGTGTAGAAAATCAATGGAGTTGACTCATAGGCGATGATAAGCAAAGTCAAGTTTTGTAGCCAAAAGTTctaaaattatcaaattaaacgcTTAAGGAATCATCTAAAatacatcaattttaaaatttagaaaaagggTCCAAACTTGATGGCTTTGAATGTGGAAAATTGGAATCATATTAAGGGAATATTATAAGTCATACTGACAATAATTCTTGTGTAAAGAATATCCATAATCACCATAAGGGAGAGAACCACTTACCACAACCTGCGGAGCCTGACAAAGTGGTAACATCCTCTGGTACTGTTATTAgcagaaagaaaagagaaggttTCCCCTACAAAAGGTAACCCCAAGTTACCAGGAATTCCTCCAACATTCTTGCTCCTCTGTCGCCAGCAAACTTTCGAAACCAACGCTAAAATAGCTATGGAGAGAAGTGCTGCCACTGTAGGGTCAAAGTAGTTTTGAGCTAAGAACACAAGCCCTTCCTTACACAACATCTTCAAACTTTTCACCCACGAACTCTATTGACTATTGATGAAAACAATGAATGGTTCCAGTGTGATGGGGGATTACTCTTCCAAGATGCTGCAATATATAAACATTAGGAGGGAGGGCCAGAGTGTTCAACAAGATAAGATTGTGGTATATAATTTAAATGGTCGCCAATGTATATCCTTGGATGCTTAGGCTTGAGAATGGAAAGATTCATGCCAGAAAAACGACACATTATATGATATCCACCCGTGTTTAATCTTTATTTCAAGTTGGGGTCTATTGTGTTTGTTTACTGATGGAATATATTTATCATATAGTGGACAAATAACCAGTCACtttcttttataattatgatTGTGATATATGGATTTGATGTTTATATGGGGTCTAAACTAAATGCTTCTAATATATAATCGAAGACTCCTTAGATGCCCACCAACGTTATATTTGATGGAGATCAATCAGACTATACTTGTGGATTGAGCATTTATATTTGGCTTTAATTTATTGATTGAATCATAATTTACGATTTGTATTATATTTCTATTTAGCTGTCTTTCATTATATTTCTGAATTAGTGTAGTTATGAGGCTATTATTAGCATGCTTTGATTATATCAAGGAGTCCACTAATCTTCACCTCTTCCTCAACTTTTCCCTTTTCAAGTCCACTTTTTCTCTACCTTGCATCGATATACCTTTTCTCTTTCTCGATTTGGGTGGGGATGTGATTTCATATCCATACAAATTGGAACACCAAACATGAGGTGTTCTACCAAATCCTATCTTGACAGTGAGACAGAAAGGGAAAAGTATTATGCAAAAGGTGAATATGGATATGGAAAATTGATCATGAAATTTGGTTGGGAGTTTACATGGGTAGTAAAAGGTGGGTTTTGACTGAGAAGTCCTTATTATAAGCCTAGTGGAGAGTGCAGAGTGGGTTTAGAGATTcctatagaaaatggaaatggaaaggaCCCACTTTGAGGATTTAAGGATACTGAAAACCCAAAAGGGCAGGTTCTTGGAGTGTCAGGGTCAGGGTCAGGTCTGTGAAAATACctttttatatatgaaaatgatggTAGAAGAGGAACCAAAAGGCCATTAAAATGGTATGTGTAGCAGCACTTTGTTACATAGCACTTTGCTACTGCTCACGTAAGATGATAACAATTCTGAAAGTAGAATGATAGGGACAGATTTTGTAGTCTTATGGCCGGCCATGCCCATAAACAACTCCTTGCTTCGGTGGACTGCTGTTGTTTGTTTCCTTTCAAGGGTCCCAACCACCaaatttacatatatattttgagGTTCAACCTTGTTGGATTTTCTGTCTGTTCTTCCCAATTATTCTTTCTCTTGTGTTACTGTTTTTTGTCTCACTGTTCTTCAACTTCCGCTTCCTCCATTAGAAAGGATCAAATCTTCCATCAAAACTGttccaaaatctaaatgatGGGACTAATTGTTCTAACTTCTAATCTTTAATTATCTTCTTTAATTTGTTACAAATAATCAATGCTGATATTGAAatgttttttaattcttttcatttgatttttattctCTTTAGGCAAATTTAGGAGAGAAATTTCTCATAACTGCATTTTCTTCCCCCTTTCGTGGAGTGGAGTTTAGCTaggatattttaaatatttttaaattttagattatatatatgtatcagtaatagtatatatatatatatatatatatatagaactaTGAGAGAAGAATCTTTACATCCTCATCACACCTATTTAGGTTGAGGTGATTATATGCTCAATGGTGTGTTATTCTTTTATATGTGAATATGATCTACACCATAAATATGAAACATCATAATCTAACGGTAGAAACAAAAGGAGAAGCGGCATGAAGGGGCTTCCATAAAACTAAAAGGGTTGGACCTACGTGGAGTTGTGTTAAGATGGGGAGTGGTGACCCCTATTAGCTCAGCACAGCTCCACACACTATTCTCGACGACGATGGCTCCATACCCTGAAGTTAAAGTCATTTGGAGGTGAGGTGCTCTCACTCAAACAAGGACTTTCGACGATGGAATTGaccttttacaaaaaaaatttccataCAAGGGAGGTGAACCAGAGGAGAGGCATCCCTCGCTCTCAATGCTCTCAATTTGGGTCCTTTTCCCTGTGTTTGGGTTTTATCTTGAACAGACAATCACGTCATTTCTCTATTATAATTATTTGAGTTGAAATGGTATATTTTTTTGTGTATGGATGTAAACTATAGATATAAAAAATCATGATCTAACGattagagatatatttgaacAAATAGTCATGTTCTTTGTCATGTTACAACTATTCAGTGAAACATCAATATCTAATTGTAGAGATATGTTTGAACAAACACGTCTTTTGTTTTTTCATAAGTttctattttatcttttatcttcAAATAGTTTCAACTAGTCGAGGTAaacaatgtaaaaaaattatttgatatgCTAGTTAGaatctttttaaacttttttttttctctctctatattaaaataaactataaattaaatttcacaGATGCTATGAACTAGTATAAATAAATTACTATAAAACAAACTCTCTTTTTATATGAAGTTAAATTGGTCTTTTAAGTTATCAGTTCAGTTTATGAGCTTTGTTTGAGTTTATttggtttctaaattttaaagtgtttaattgattttttttaattatgtgttCATTTGAAATTTCGATTTTGTATCCAATAAGTCGTGAACCAACTCAAAAGTTGACATCATATTCAATTTGATGTTAAAATCTAATTCTAAACTCTAATTGATGTCCacctaataattaaaataaaacgaacatatttgttatattttcaaTTGACAATGA
The nucleotide sequence above comes from Benincasa hispida cultivar B227 chromosome 3, ASM972705v1, whole genome shotgun sequence. Encoded proteins:
- the LOC120074361 gene encoding abscisic acid 8'-hydroxylase 3-like codes for the protein MLCKEGLVFLAQNYFDPTVAALLSIAILALVSKVCWRQRSKNVGGIPGNLGLPFVGETFSFLSANNSTRGCYHFVRLRRLWHGRWFKTRLFGKIHVFVPSAEGAKAIFANDFVQFNKGYVKSMGDAVGEKSLLCVSHENHRRIRRLLADPFSMTSLSNFVKEFDDMLSKRLKKLVKDGKSFVLLDFSMKITFDSMCHMLMSLRDESTLRQIEKDCIAVSDAMLSFPVMIPETRYYKGIKARNRLMKRFREIIFRRRRGEESPKDFLQSMLQRDSYPSNEKLDDSEIMDNLLTLIIAGQTTTAAAMMWSIKFLDENREAQERLREEQLSILRNKEDGELLTLEDLNKMSYGSKVVKETLRMSNVLLWFPRVALGDCRLEGFEIKEGWHVNIDATCIHYDPDLYKDPMQFTPSRFDEIQKPYSFIPFGSGPRTCLGINMAKLTMLVFLHRMTGGYKWTVDDPDPCLEKKAHIPRLRSGCPITLKTL